In Spirochaetota bacterium, a single window of DNA contains:
- the rsmG gene encoding 16S rRNA (guanine(527)-N(7))-methyltransferase RsmG, with the protein MHEKPSRESMRRILASCGIELSAERLALFWRFYELLARHTRALDLSRLTRFDDIVVKHFADSALVPALCTLPRPLLDIGTGAGFPGIPLKIMLPDLELVLAEPRHARVEFLELAVKELSFEGVQIYPHLVSAHSPLEARGVITRALEGADETLARVNHILPAGGRVILMKGPSADEDLGELGPQSAAHFALVDDREYTIPSTTYRRRLLVFEKTSSYRKLTYRIFTRQENTATVITSADNRRFKELKKMAGGGPVKKTGAVLVSGKKLVLETATRFPERAETLVTYDGYAETDAGMNALVAAFAGNDALVILKKALFNELDSFDTNAPLLALRVTEPPEWDGALFDGCTLLVPFQDPANVGAVIRSAAAFGAGGIVMLREAAHPFHPRSIRASGGAVLAAPLYRGPSLGELPALCARHRDSFYALDMRGEPIGAAAFPERFILLPGVEGPGIPRDLPARRVAIPMSGAVESLNAAVAASIALYAWKAAHTRRF; encoded by the coding sequence ATGCATGAGAAACCCTCCCGCGAATCGATGAGGCGGATCCTCGCCTCGTGCGGCATAGAGCTTTCGGCGGAAAGGCTCGCCCTCTTCTGGCGATTCTACGAGCTGCTCGCGCGGCACACGCGCGCGCTCGACCTCTCGCGCCTCACCCGGTTCGACGACATCGTGGTGAAACACTTCGCCGATTCCGCGCTCGTGCCCGCGCTGTGCACGCTTCCCCGTCCACTGCTCGACATAGGCACCGGCGCGGGGTTCCCGGGAATCCCGCTCAAGATCATGCTCCCCGACCTGGAACTCGTGCTCGCCGAACCCCGGCATGCCCGCGTCGAATTCCTGGAGCTCGCCGTGAAGGAGCTTTCGTTCGAGGGGGTTCAGATATACCCTCATCTCGTATCGGCCCATTCTCCCCTGGAGGCGCGCGGCGTGATCACGCGCGCCCTCGAGGGGGCGGACGAAACGCTTGCCCGGGTGAACCACATCCTCCCGGCGGGGGGACGCGTAATCCTCATGAAGGGGCCCTCGGCCGACGAGGACCTGGGGGAGCTGGGTCCCCAGAGCGCCGCGCACTTCGCGCTCGTGGACGACCGCGAATACACGATACCCTCGACCACGTACCGGAGAAGGCTCCTCGTATTCGAGAAGACCTCGTCCTACCGGAAGCTGACATACCGCATCTTCACGCGCCAGGAAAACACGGCGACCGTGATCACCTCGGCCGACAACCGGCGGTTCAAGGAGCTCAAAAAAATGGCGGGGGGCGGGCCCGTGAAGAAAACCGGGGCGGTGCTGGTCTCCGGGAAAAAGCTGGTGCTCGAAACCGCGACGCGCTTCCCGGAGCGGGCGGAAACGCTGGTGACCTACGACGGCTACGCCGAGACCGACGCCGGGATGAACGCTCTCGTCGCGGCCTTCGCCGGGAACGATGCGCTGGTAATTCTAAAAAAGGCCCTGTTCAACGAACTGGACTCGTTCGATACGAACGCTCCCCTGCTCGCCCTGCGCGTGACCGAGCCGCCGGAATGGGACGGGGCGCTTTTCGATGGATGCACGCTCCTGGTCCCGTTCCAGGACCCGGCCAACGTGGGGGCGGTGATCCGCTCCGCGGCGGCGTTCGGCGCGGGGGGGATCGTGATGCTCAGGGAGGCGGCGCATCCGTTCCATCCCCGGAGCATTCGGGCGTCGGGGGGGGCGGTCCTCGCGGCGCCGCTCTACCGGGGGCCGTCCCTGGGTGAGCTGCCGGCGCTCTGCGCGCGGCATCGCGACTCCTTCTACGCGCTCGATATGCGGGGAGAGCCTATCGGCGCGGCCGCCTTCCCGGAAAGATTCATCCTCCTGCCCGGCGTCGAGGGCCCCGGGATTCCGCGCGACCTCCCGGCGCGGCGCGTTGCGATTCCCATGAGCGGTGCGGTCGAATCGCTCAACGCGGCCGTCGCGGCATCGATCGCGCTCTACGCGTGGAAGGCGGCGCACACGCGACGATTCTGA